The stretch of DNA AATCGCCGCCCACCACGGCCACCCCTGCACCAGCGGGCGCGAGAGCCACGTGAACAGCAGAATCAACGGGTACACCCCCACGAAGCCCACGATCACGTTCTTCCAGAGGGGCGGCGCCCCGGTCGTGCGGGCCGGGCGGTCGAACCACGCCTCCAGGCCCACCGACTCGCGGTAGTCCACCTCGCCCGCCGTAAACTCAGGCAGCCGGGCCAGCGCCGCGCGGTACTCCGGGGACTCCCGCCACGCCGCGAGCGCTTCCGGCGAGGCGAAGCGCAGCAGCGTCACGTATTCCGGTGTGCCGCTGCTCTCGCCGCGCAGCACGTGCACGCCCAGGAAACCGGGGTGCCGCCCCAGCCGCCCGTGCAGCTCCCGCGCCCACGCCTCGTACTCCGCGACCCGCGTGGGCCGCACGAGTTCGGTGACGACGAGGGTCACGCCTTGGGGGGCGGCGGGGGCAGCGGGCGGAGGAGTGGGGGAGAGGTCAGCCATGCGGGGGGCACTCTAGCAGGGAAGCGGCGGCGCTCAGGGTGCCCGCAGGCAGCTCCGCCCCGCGGCCCCGTCCGCCGCCTGCCGCGCCCGCACGTTCTGCTGGGGTACGGGCGCGATGCGGGCGACCACGCAGGGCCGAGCCCCGAGCCGGGCGACCACGAGGTAGGAGGTGACCTTGCTCGCCTCCACGGGGTCCGAGAGGTTGTAGCGCAGGATCAGGGCGACGGGCACCCCGGCCTTCAGGCGCCACTCGGCCCGGGGACCCAGGCTGGAAAACGCCGAGCCGACGACCGACCACAACTCGAGCGAGGTCTGCACCCCGCCGCGCCGAACGGTGACGTTCTGCCGCAGGTCGCCCTCCTCCACCAGAAGCTGGTACCCGCCGACGCCGCTGCACAGGTCCCGGACGTACCCGGCTCCCGAGGGGTCGGTCACCAGATTCCGGCAGGCCCCCGGTTCGAGCGAGGTGTAGAGGCTGGTGTTCGCCGCGAGTCCCGCGCTGGCGAGGGCCAGCAGGGCCGTCCAGATGGGTCGCATGGGATATTCCTCCTGCCATCAGTGTACGGAGGCGGGGGACAGGCCCGAAAGCGCAACACCCCCGGCCGGACAGCGGGGGGTGCGGCGGGAGGAAGTCCCTTACATGTTGTGCAGCACGTTCATGATGTCGCCGTCTTGCATCACGTAGTCCTTGCCCTCGGTGCGGACCCAGCCCTTGCTCTTGGCGCTGGCCCAGCCGCCCGCCTCGACCATCTTCTGCCACTCGATGACTTCCGCGCGGATAAAGCC from Deinococcus sp. HSC-46F16 encodes:
- a CDS encoding antibiotic biosynthesis monooxygenase, whose protein sequence is MADLSPTPPPAAPAAPQGVTLVVTELVRPTRVAEYEAWARELHGRLGRHPGFLGVHVLRGESSGTPEYVTLLRFASPEALAAWRESPEYRAALARLPEFTAGEVDYRESVGLEAWFDRPARTTGAPPLWKNVIVGFVGVYPLILLFTWLSRPLVQGWPWWAAILPSAFLATVFLNWPVLPLLSRLLRGWLYPRR